The Candidatus Rubidus massiliensis DNA segment AGGATGACCGGCTGTTTCAATGATTTCTGTAGTAAGTCCAGCGTTTATTAAATAGTTGTTTAACCATTCACAACAATTTCGCACGTCTTGTTTATGTTCTTTTTCAGAACTAATACTTGGAAATTTTAAAAATTCTTTATAATCTTCTAAGGCTTGATCTTTAATTGTTTGGTAGATTTGTTTTAGTTCCTCTAACTGCATAAAAATCCTTTTAGCTAAATCGTATACATTATCAGGAGAATTTTTTTTCTTCAAATGCTACTAATCTAAACACTTCACTATTCTTTTACAATTTACCTACAACAAATTGTTGTTGTTAATCCATAGAATAAGCAGCAAAAAAAAGATTAGTACCGATAGGTAGATAAGAAGCGCAAATTTAATTTTATAATTTAATTGTTCAATAACTTTAGGATTTTCTTTAATGGCATTCAAAAAATTTATTCTTTCTTGAATGCTATAATGATGCCAATTAGGATGGTTATGAGTATTTCCAGTTACTTTTCCTACGTGATCTAAAGCAGTTATTAGATGATCAACCGGATAACCAATGGTTGCGATGTAGCTATCAGCTTGCCTTTCAAAATTTCTTGAAAAAAAGCCATATATAAAACGGACATAAATGACAATAAGTGGGATGTAAATAGCTAACTGTAAAGTGTTTGGGATAGAAAAATCATCAACAAATAGACTTATTAATAGAAAAATGATAAGTAATCCTAAAAAAATTAATGGATAATAAAACAGGTGACGATAATGATGATGACCAATTTCATGGATTAGAATAGCTTCTAACTCATCATGAGAAAAATCCTTTAATATTCTAGGGGTAAAAATTATATAACGAAACTTTGAAACAAGTCCAACAATGGCTGCAGTATAACCGCTTTTCATAATTGTCCAATTTTTAATTCCTCCATGTGAAAATTGGCATTTATGGCATATCGCAGTAAATTTATCTTTTAAAATGGGATCTTGTATGGGCTCTGTTTGCCAAATTTTTTGGATTATATAAGGAAAAGCTATAAGAGATACTATTGAAATGCCAAGAACAATAAAGCCTAAATAATAGGTGGATAGGTTAGGATTGATTAAAAATGAAAAGTCAATACTAAAGGTAACTACTAGGTAAGGAATGATAAAGGGGAATAAAAAAAATATTAAAGAATAATCTTCTTGTCTATGACGCTTATAATTTATCTTTATATATAAATGGAGAAATAATCCTAAAAAGTAAAGGCTATACATCCAAAGGGAAGTTAAAGAGGAATATAATGAAGGCAATAGGTCATACCAAAAATTATCAGCCTTTAAAACTTGATAGTAAAAAATGAAATAGAAACATAAAGCAACATTTGTAAAAAGCAAAGATCGATTCTTAGTAAAATTTTCATTTTTCGAAACTTGAATTATAGCTAATACAATAGCAAAATAAAAAACGAAACTTATGGCAAAAGATGTTTCACTACTTAAAGAAAATAGTAAATTTGTTTTCGAAGGTTCGCTTAAACTTGTTAACAAAGTTAAAATGAATAATGTAAAAGCGCTAATAAACAAGAAAACCCTCAACTAATGAAAGAATTAACAATATTTGATTTACATTGTGATAGCTTACTATACCTTTCAAAGAATGAAAAGAGAACAATTTTTGATTCTAAGTCACGATGCTCTTATAATCAATTGAAAAATGGCAACGTTTCCGTACAAACATTTGCTTTTTTCGATGAATTCCCAACTGAAACTATGTTCAAAAAACAACTAGGGCTTTTTAAAAAGCTTCCTTCGAAACATTCCGATTTTTATCATCTAAATAAGGAATTACAAAAGGATAAAATTGGTTGCTTAATGGCCATTGAAAATTTGTCATTGGCTATCTCTAGCCAAACAGAATTAGTAAAGGGGTTAGAATTCATCAAGCAAATACATGCAGAAAATCCTATATTTTATGTGTCGTTAACTTGGAATGAAGAAAACAGATTTGGGGGAGGAGCTAATACTACAGTTGGATTAAAAGAAGATGGAAAAAAGGCCTTAGATCTATTTGCAGAAATTGGTATTGCTATTGATTTAAGTCATGCAAGTGATAACTTGGCTTTTCAAATAATCTCTTATAAGTATAAATCTTGTCCGACTTTAAAAATTTTAGCTAGTCATTCAAATACCCGTTCAATTTGCAGCGTAGTGAGGAATTTACCTGATGAAATTATTAAAGAGATTGCCAATTGTAAAGGGATAATTGGACTAACAGCTATTAAATCATTTATAGGGCAAAATTTTGATGATTTAACAAAACACTTAAGACATTTAATTAATATAGTAGGCATCGACTATTGCGCGATAGGATCTGATTTTTATTACAATAAGGATTTGTCAAAAAAATACCGAAAACCTTTTTCTGATCAATTTCATAAAGAGTTTACAAACTCCAGTCATTTTCCTTCTGTCTTGCAAAAATGGCAAACAGAAATCCAATTATCTGACTCTGATTTATATAAAATTTCTTTTCAGAATGCTTATCGTTTTAAACAATTATTACAAGAGATTTAAAGATTCATAATGACACAGAATGAAGAAATTTTAGCCCCTTCAGATTCGTTTTCTAAAGCGATGAAAAGTTTTTTAACAGGGACTTTTTTAAGTCGAATAGGTGGATTTATTCGAGATTTGTCTATGGCATTTTGTTTTGGTACAGAACCTGCAATTGCCGCATTTTTAGTTGCCTTTCGTTTTTCTAATTTATTCAGACGTATTTTTGGTGAAGGTGCTTTATTAAATGGATTTATACCTTATTTTGAAATGGAACGCTCAAAATCGCCGCAGCAAGCAGCTTTTTTTTATCGAGATATTCTTTTTTCAGTATTTGCCATTTTAGTAGCGATTGTAATTTTGCTATGTTTAAGTCTATTTTACTTTAGTAGCAATGGTTTATTATCCCCGGCCAACTATCAAATTTGCTACTACATGATGATTATGTTGCCAGGTGTTGTCTTTATTTGTTTATACACGATTAGTAGCGCCTTATTACAATGTGAGAAAGATTTTTTTATACCAAGTATTGCCCCATTACTTACTAATGTCGTTTGGATCTTAGCGATTTGGATTTACAAAGATGCTGATTTATTAAAAGCTGGAAAAGCCTTGTCGATTGCGATTGTTATTGCTTATATTCTTCAATGGCTTTTTGTTTTTGTAAAAAGCCTTATTTATTATTGTAAATATTGTGATTGGAAAACTTTTTTTCAAATCAACTTATTTCCTAAAGCTATGAGAAAAATGTTAGCTTCTGTTTCTTTTGGAGTATTGGGAGTAAGTGCTATGCAGATAAATACAGCCCTAGATTCTATCTTTGCTAGATTGGCAAGTCTAGAAGGACCGGCTTATTTAAACTATGCCATTCATATACATCAATTGCCTTTAGCCTTATTTGGAATAGGTATTTCTACAACTATCTTACCTACCTTAGCTAGATATTTAGAAAACGGCAAACATAAAGAATTCGAAGAGGTTATAAAAAATGCTATAGAGAAACTGCACTATTTTCTCATACCATCTATGTTTGCTATGCTGGCTCTTGCAGGAGTTGC contains these protein-coding regions:
- a CDS encoding Membrane dipeptidase (Peptidase family M19) yields the protein MKELTIFDLHCDSLLYLSKNEKRTIFDSKSRCSYNQLKNGNVSVQTFAFFDEFPTETMFKKQLGLFKKLPSKHSDFYHLNKELQKDKIGCLMAIENLSLAISSQTELVKGLEFIKQIHAENPIFYVSLTWNEENRFGGGANTTVGLKEDGKKALDLFAEIGIAIDLSHASDNLAFQIISYKYKSCPTLKILASHSNTRSICSVVRNLPDEIIKEIANCKGIIGLTAIKSFIGQNFDDLTKHLRHLINIVGIDYCAIGSDFYYNKDLSKKYRKPFSDQFHKEFTNSSHFPSVLQKWQTEIQLSDSDLYKISFQNAYRFKQLLQEI
- the murJ gene encoding putative peptidoglycan biosynthesis protein MurJ, whose amino-acid sequence is MTQNEEILAPSDSFSKAMKSFLTGTFLSRIGGFIRDLSMAFCFGTEPAIAAFLVAFRFSNLFRRIFGEGALLNGFIPYFEMERSKSPQQAAFFYRDILFSVFAILVAIVILLCLSLFYFSSNGLLSPANYQICYYMMIMLPGVVFICLYTISSALLQCEKDFFIPSIAPLLTNVVWILAIWIYKDADLLKAGKALSIAIVIAYILQWLFVFVKSLIYYCKYCDWKTFFQINLFPKAMRKMLASVSFGVLGVSAMQINTALDSIFARLASLEGPAYLNYAIHIHQLPLALFGIGISTTILPTLARYLENGKHKEFEEVIKNAIEKLHYFLIPSMFAMLALAGVAVNMLYGRGHFGTLSISQTSLCLIGYGLGIVPMGLITVLASIFYAKKDYKSPSLASIKSIIANILFNFLFVVVFQWGAVSVAISTSLAAFLNVFLLANKISEDYPLKRLIWSDHSKLLLKSAIVAFALTVVLESYFFQHSIYSLIVFNTENWTRLLFQQILELGVLSLIFFSSFYLALLLITHLTKKTKHFAN
- a CDS encoding Peptidase family M48, encoding MFISAFTLFILTLLTSLSEPSKTNLLFSLSSETSFAISFVFYFAIVLAIIQVSKNENFTKNRSLLFTNVALCFYFIFYYQVLKADNFWYDLLPSLYSSLTSLWMYSLYFLGLFLHLYIKINYKRHRQEDYSLIFFLFPFIIPYLVVTFSIDFSFLINPNLSTYYLGFIVLGISIVSLIAFPYIIQKIWQTEPIQDPILKDKFTAICHKCQFSHGGIKNWTIMKSGYTAAIVGLVSKFRYIIFTPRILKDFSHDELEAILIHEIGHHHYRHLFYYPLIFLGLLIIFLLISLFVDDFSIPNTLQLAIYIPLIVIYVRFIYGFFSRNFERQADSYIATIGYPVDHLITALDHVGKVTGNTHNHPNWHHYSIQERINFLNAIKENPKVIEQLNYKIKFALLIYLSVLIFFLLLILWINNNNLL